A genomic stretch from Streptomyces venezuelae ATCC 10712 includes:
- a CDS encoding acyl-CoA dehydrogenase family protein: protein MDFAYDARTEELREKLLAFMDAHVYPAETVAEEQRTRLASPWDTPPVVEELKAEAKRQGLWNLFLPDAEYGAGLTNLQYAPLAEITGRSPHLAPTALNCAAPDTGNMELLAQFGDEAQKKQWLEPLLAGEIRSAFAMTEPEVASSDATNIETRIRRDGDSYVVDGRKWYISGAMNPDCTIFIVMGKTDPDGADPRRQQSMILVPRDTPGVEVRRAMRVYGYEDHYHGGHAEVVFDGVRVPASHLIGEEGGGFAIAQARLGPGRIHHCMRLIGMAERAVELMCRRAVTRTAFGKTLAQQGVVQNWIADARVTIEQLRLLVLKTAWLMDTVGNRGAHTEIQAIKIATPRAVVDIIDKAVQAHGAGGVSQDFPLAELWAAARTLKLADGPDEVHQRSLARRELKKYL, encoded by the coding sequence ATGGACTTCGCCTACGACGCGCGCACCGAGGAACTCCGCGAGAAGCTCCTCGCCTTCATGGACGCGCACGTGTACCCCGCCGAGACCGTCGCCGAGGAACAGCGCACCCGGCTCGCCTCCCCGTGGGACACCCCGCCGGTCGTCGAGGAACTGAAGGCCGAGGCCAAGCGGCAGGGCCTGTGGAACCTCTTCCTGCCGGACGCGGAGTACGGTGCCGGCCTGACGAACCTCCAGTACGCGCCGCTCGCCGAGATCACCGGCCGCAGCCCCCACCTCGCGCCGACCGCCCTCAACTGCGCCGCCCCGGACACCGGGAACATGGAGCTGCTCGCCCAGTTCGGCGACGAGGCGCAGAAGAAGCAGTGGCTCGAGCCGCTCCTCGCGGGCGAGATCCGCTCGGCGTTCGCGATGACCGAGCCGGAGGTCGCCTCCTCCGACGCCACGAACATCGAGACCCGGATCCGTCGGGACGGCGACAGCTACGTCGTCGACGGCCGCAAGTGGTACATCTCCGGGGCGATGAACCCCGACTGCACGATCTTCATCGTCATGGGCAAGACCGATCCGGACGGCGCGGACCCCCGCCGCCAGCAGTCGATGATCCTGGTGCCGCGCGACACCCCCGGCGTCGAGGTGCGCCGGGCGATGCGGGTCTACGGGTACGAGGACCACTACCACGGCGGCCACGCCGAGGTGGTCTTCGACGGCGTCCGGGTCCCCGCCTCGCACCTCATCGGCGAGGAGGGCGGCGGCTTCGCCATCGCGCAGGCCCGGCTCGGCCCCGGCCGCATCCACCACTGCATGCGGCTGATCGGCATGGCCGAGCGGGCGGTCGAGCTGATGTGCCGGCGCGCGGTCACCCGTACCGCCTTCGGCAAGACGCTGGCCCAGCAGGGCGTCGTACAGAACTGGATCGCGGACGCCCGGGTGACGATCGAGCAGCTGCGGCTCCTCGTGCTGAAGACCGCCTGGCTCATGGACACCGTGGGCAACCGGGGCGCGCACACCGAGATCCAGGCCATCAAGATCGCCACCCCGCGCGCGGTGGTCGACATCATCGACAAGGCCGTGCAGGCGCACGGAGCGGGCGGTGTCTCGCAGGACTTCCCGCTCGCCGAACTGTGGGCGGCGGCGCGGACCCTGAAGCTCGCCGACGGCCCGGACGAGGTGCACCAGCGGTCGCTCGCGCGGCGGGAGCTGAAGAAGTACCTGTAG
- a CDS encoding TetR/AcrR family transcriptional regulator: MARTSGPETRDRLIRAAEELFAAQGVHGAQLRDVVARAGQANPSAVQYHFGSRAGLLDAVMAGRQARTEDVLAPLLAAAPDTTHALVEALVTAEASELRTDRGRRCLRISAQLSHESGIRTRTPHPTLAGTGYWRLIERIADRLAADGLPEPLLLERIDLALTVVGAALADRARQYLDGTEPLTGEALFLADLVETTTALLRAAQPRSVRNTRRDPS; this comes from the coding sequence ATGGCGAGGACATCGGGACCCGAGACCCGGGACAGACTGATCCGCGCGGCGGAGGAGCTCTTCGCCGCCCAGGGCGTCCACGGCGCACAGCTGCGGGACGTCGTGGCCCGGGCCGGACAGGCCAACCCCTCGGCCGTCCAGTACCACTTCGGCTCGCGTGCCGGACTGCTCGACGCCGTGATGGCCGGCCGCCAGGCCCGTACGGAAGACGTGCTCGCCCCGCTCCTGGCGGCCGCGCCCGACACGACCCACGCCCTCGTCGAGGCCCTCGTCACGGCCGAGGCGAGCGAGCTGCGCACCGACCGGGGCCGCCGCTGCCTGCGGATCTCCGCGCAGCTCAGCCACGAGAGCGGAATCCGCACCCGGACCCCGCATCCCACGCTCGCCGGCACCGGCTACTGGCGCCTGATCGAGCGGATCGCCGACCGGCTCGCCGCCGACGGCCTGCCCGAACCCCTGCTCCTGGAGCGCATCGACCTGGCGCTGACCGTGGTGGGCGCGGCGCTCGCGGACCGGGCGCGGCAGTACCTCGACGGCACCGAACCCCTCACCGGGGAGGCGCTCTTCCTCGCCGACCTGGTCGAGACCACCACCGCGCTGCTCCGGGCCGCACAGCCCCGGAGCGTCCGGAACACCCGAAGGGACCCTTCATGA
- a CDS encoding NADP-dependent oxidoreductase: protein MKAISYSRYGGPEVLEYGERPDPKIGPDAVLVKVRAASVNPVDWKCQAGYLDGMMDAVFPVVPGWDVSGVVVRPGVSVTEFAEGDEVMGYVREDFLSRGTFAEYVAAPVRTLARKPRTVGFEEAAALPLVGLTAYQALHRPLAVGPGDTVLVHAAAGGVGSMGVQIARHLGCRVIGAARDAGLERVAELGAEPVRYDEATFADQVRALAPQGVDAVLDTIGGPFLRISAGLLAPGGRLASIADGEVLALGGRYFWVRPDAADLAALADLVDEGVVGVRVARAFPLEQAADAQRANAAGGLNGKVVVTVP from the coding sequence ATGAAGGCGATCAGCTACAGCCGGTACGGCGGCCCCGAGGTCCTGGAGTACGGCGAGCGGCCCGACCCAAAGATCGGGCCCGACGCGGTCCTGGTCAAGGTGCGGGCGGCCTCGGTCAACCCGGTCGACTGGAAATGCCAGGCCGGGTACCTCGACGGGATGATGGACGCGGTGTTCCCGGTCGTCCCCGGCTGGGACGTCTCCGGGGTCGTCGTCAGGCCCGGCGTCTCCGTCACCGAGTTCGCCGAGGGCGACGAGGTCATGGGCTACGTCCGCGAGGACTTCCTCTCCCGGGGCACCTTCGCAGAGTACGTCGCCGCCCCGGTCCGCACCCTCGCCCGCAAGCCCCGCACCGTCGGCTTCGAGGAGGCCGCCGCGCTGCCGCTGGTGGGCCTCACCGCCTACCAGGCGCTCCACCGCCCCCTCGCGGTCGGACCGGGCGACACCGTCCTCGTGCACGCGGCGGCCGGCGGGGTCGGCTCCATGGGCGTCCAGATCGCCCGGCACCTCGGCTGCCGGGTCATCGGCGCGGCGCGCGACGCCGGACTCGAACGGGTCGCCGAGCTCGGCGCCGAACCGGTCCGCTACGACGAGGCGACCTTCGCCGACCAGGTCCGGGCACTCGCCCCGCAGGGCGTGGACGCCGTCCTCGACACCATCGGAGGGCCCTTCCTGCGGATCTCCGCCGGGCTGCTCGCCCCCGGCGGCCGGCTCGCCTCGATCGCCGACGGCGAGGTGCTCGCCCTCGGCGGCCGCTACTTCTGGGTGCGGCCCGACGCCGCGGACCTGGCGGCCCTCGCGGACCTGGTCGACGAGGGCGTCGTCGGCGTACGGGTGGCCAGGGCGTTCCCGCTGGAGCAGGCCGCGGACGCGCAGCGGGCGAACGCCGCGGGCGGCCTGAACGGCAAGGTCGTCGTCACCGTCCCCTGA
- a CDS encoding phosphotransferase, whose protein sequence is MSSAPPPGLDPEQLRRFLDRERPGLVSGPLEARLIEGGRSNLTYVVTDGAARWVVRRPPLGHVLATAHDMRREHRVISALHDTAVPVPRTLLLCEDDSVLGAPFYVMDFVEGTPYRTAAELAPLGAERTRAAVLGLVDTLVDLHAVDPEAVGLGDFGRPDGFLDRQLRRWGKQLDASRGRELAGIDELHAALGRALPGSPAPTVIHGDYRLDNVLIDDTDRIRAVLDWEMSTLGDPLTDLGLLVMYSTPLDLPDSPISTTATAPGHPTAAELVERYAARSGRDTSALPWYTAFAWFKLAVILEGIHYRWTLGQTVGAGFDRIGELVPVFIEHGLTTLQEG, encoded by the coding sequence ATGAGTTCCGCCCCGCCGCCAGGCCTCGACCCCGAGCAGCTGCGCCGCTTCCTCGACCGCGAGCGCCCCGGCCTGGTGTCCGGCCCCCTCGAAGCCCGGCTGATCGAAGGCGGCCGGTCGAACCTGACCTACGTGGTGACCGACGGCGCCGCCCGCTGGGTCGTCCGCCGGCCGCCGCTCGGCCACGTCCTCGCCACCGCGCACGACATGCGCCGCGAGCACCGCGTCATCAGCGCGCTGCACGACACGGCCGTACCCGTGCCGCGGACGCTGCTGCTCTGCGAGGACGACTCCGTGCTCGGGGCGCCCTTCTACGTCATGGATTTCGTCGAGGGGACGCCGTACCGCACGGCCGCCGAACTCGCCCCGCTCGGCGCCGAGCGCACCCGCGCCGCCGTCCTCGGCCTCGTCGACACCCTCGTCGACCTGCACGCCGTGGACCCGGAGGCCGTCGGGCTCGGCGACTTCGGGCGCCCCGACGGCTTCCTCGACCGGCAGCTGCGGCGCTGGGGCAAGCAGCTCGACGCCTCGCGCGGCCGCGAACTCGCCGGGATCGACGAGCTGCACGCCGCCCTCGGCCGCGCGCTCCCCGGCTCGCCCGCGCCCACCGTGATCCACGGCGACTACCGGCTCGACAACGTCCTCATCGACGACACCGACCGCATCCGCGCCGTCCTCGACTGGGAGATGTCCACGCTCGGCGACCCGCTCACCGACCTCGGTCTGCTCGTCATGTACAGCACCCCGCTCGACCTGCCCGACTCCCCCATCTCCACCACCGCCACGGCGCCCGGGCACCCGACCGCCGCCGAACTCGTCGAGCGCTACGCCGCCCGCTCGGGCCGCGACACCTCGGCGCTCCCCTGGTACACCGCCTTCGCCTGGTTCAAGCTCGCCGTGATCCTGGAGGGCATCCACTACCGCTGGACCCTCGGCCAGACCGTGGGCGCGGGCTTCGACCGCATCGGCGAACTCGTCCCCGTCTTCATCGAGCACGGCCTGACCACCCTTCAGGAAGGCTGA
- a CDS encoding enolase C-terminal domain-like protein, producing MDAKLIVDEVRLTPILISDPPLLNVQGVHQPYTPRLVVEVVTRGGVSGLGETYGDTVYLDIAGRLAEVLPGRSITDVNALFALSESVDPHQADVDPAVDAGGLRGVRTADKLRLSVVSAFETACLDALGRTLGLPVHALLGGKVRDSVEYSAYLFHRWATHPAGGPVDDWGAALDPAGIVAQARRFDRLHGFRSFKLKGGVFEPEREIAAIRALAEAFPGRPLRLDPNGAWSVETSLAVARELGDVLEYLEDPASGTDAMAEIAARTDVPLATNMCVTTFEEVPEAFAKEAVRIVLCDHHYWGGLGRTRELAALCRTYGVGLSMHSNTHLGISLAAMTQVAATLPGLHHACDTHYPWQTEDVITTRPVFRAGRLAVSDAPGLGVDLDRDALAALHHRWLSDDGTHHDRDDTAAMRGAAPDWKPSSW from the coding sequence ATGGATGCGAAGCTGATCGTCGACGAAGTCCGGCTCACCCCGATCCTGATCTCCGACCCGCCCCTCCTCAACGTCCAGGGGGTGCACCAGCCCTACACCCCCCGCCTGGTGGTCGAAGTGGTCACCCGGGGAGGGGTGAGTGGCCTCGGGGAGACGTACGGCGACACCGTGTACCTGGACATCGCCGGCCGGCTGGCCGAGGTGCTTCCCGGCCGCTCGATCACGGATGTGAACGCTCTCTTCGCGCTTTCGGAATCGGTGGATCCGCACCAGGCGGATGTCGACCCGGCCGTCGACGCCGGCGGCCTGCGCGGCGTCCGTACCGCCGACAAGCTCCGCCTCTCCGTCGTCTCCGCCTTCGAGACCGCCTGCCTCGACGCACTCGGCAGGACCCTCGGCCTGCCCGTCCACGCCCTGCTCGGCGGCAAGGTCCGCGACTCCGTCGAGTACAGCGCCTACCTCTTCCACCGCTGGGCCACCCATCCCGCCGGCGGCCCCGTCGACGACTGGGGCGCGGCCCTCGACCCCGCCGGGATCGTCGCCCAGGCCCGCCGCTTCGACCGCCTCCACGGCTTCCGCTCGTTCAAGCTCAAGGGCGGGGTGTTCGAACCCGAGCGGGAGATCGCCGCGATCCGCGCGCTCGCCGAGGCGTTCCCCGGCCGCCCCCTCCGCCTCGACCCCAACGGCGCCTGGTCCGTGGAGACGTCGCTCGCCGTCGCGCGGGAACTCGGGGACGTCCTGGAGTACCTGGAGGACCCGGCGAGCGGCACGGACGCGATGGCCGAGATCGCCGCCCGCACCGACGTGCCGCTCGCCACCAACATGTGCGTGACCACCTTCGAGGAGGTCCCGGAGGCCTTCGCGAAGGAGGCGGTACGGATCGTCCTCTGCGACCACCACTACTGGGGCGGCCTCGGACGCACCCGCGAACTCGCCGCGCTCTGCCGGACCTACGGCGTCGGGCTCTCCATGCACTCCAACACCCATCTCGGCATCAGCCTCGCCGCGATGACCCAGGTCGCGGCCACGCTGCCCGGCCTCCACCACGCCTGTGACACCCACTACCCCTGGCAGACCGAGGACGTGATCACCACCCGGCCCGTCTTCCGCGCGGGCCGCCTCGCCGTCTCCGACGCGCCCGGCCTCGGCGTCGACCTCGACCGGGACGCGCTCGCGGCGCTCCACCACCGCTGGCTGTCCGACGACGGCACCCACCACGACCGCGACGACACGGCGGCCATGCGCGGAGCGGCCCCGGACTGGAAACCGAGCAGCTGGTAG
- a CDS encoding glucose 1-dehydrogenase, with product MNDLTGRTVLITGGARGLGAEAARQAVAAGANVVVTDVLDEEGGATAEALGERARYLHHDVTSEEEWAAAVAYAVAEFGGLHGLVNNAGISTGAFLETESVEHFRKVLDINLTGVFIGMKAAIPAMKEAGGGSIVNISSAAGLMGLALTAGYGASKWGVRGLTKIGAVELGTAKIRVNSVHPGMTYTPMTASVGIERGEGRYPNTPMGRVGEADEIAGAVVFLLSDAASYVTGAELAVDGGWTTGPTVQYVMGQ from the coding sequence ATGAACGACCTCACCGGCAGGACCGTCCTCATCACCGGCGGCGCCCGCGGCCTGGGCGCGGAGGCCGCCCGGCAGGCGGTCGCGGCCGGCGCGAACGTCGTCGTCACCGACGTCCTGGACGAGGAGGGCGGGGCGACCGCCGAGGCGCTCGGCGAGCGGGCGCGCTACCTCCACCACGACGTGACCTCCGAGGAGGAGTGGGCGGCGGCCGTCGCGTACGCCGTGGCGGAGTTCGGCGGACTGCACGGCCTGGTGAACAACGCGGGCATCTCCACCGGCGCCTTCCTGGAGACCGAGTCCGTCGAGCACTTCCGCAAGGTCCTCGACATCAACCTGACCGGTGTCTTCATCGGCATGAAGGCCGCGATACCGGCGATGAAGGAGGCCGGCGGCGGCTCCATCGTCAACATCTCCTCGGCCGCGGGCCTGATGGGCCTCGCCCTGACCGCCGGGTACGGCGCCTCCAAGTGGGGGGTGCGGGGTCTGACGAAGATCGGCGCGGTGGAGCTCGGCACGGCGAAGATCCGCGTCAACTCCGTCCACCCGGGCATGACGTACACCCCGATGACGGCCTCCGTCGGCATCGAGCGCGGCGAGGGCAGGTACCCGAACACGCCGATGGGCCGGGTCGGCGAGGCCGACGAGATCGCGGGCGCGGTGGTCTTCCTGCTGTCGGACGCCGCCTCGTACGTGACGGGCGCGGAGCTGGCGGTGGACGGCGGCTGGACCACCGGGCCGACGGTCCAGTACGTCATGGGGCAGTGA
- a CDS encoding MBL fold metallo-hydrolase yields MSVTDLQAPYVVPLAPDVHAFVQPDGGWCLNNAGFLGDARESLLVDTAATERRARLLREAVLGQGLPLPGTIVSTHHHGDHTYGNGVFLPEARIVGHENCRSEQLAAGHQLHLLWPRTDFGTVDIQPPTVTYRERLTLYVGELEVRVIHPGPAHTTGDSIVHVPERGVVFTGDLVFHGGTPFLPMGSLAGSLRALALLRSLDAPTVVPGHGRVTDPSAYDATERYLLWVRELAAEGYARGATPLETASRAELGEFAAWRESERLVANLHRAYAELDGLPEGSALDPVAVFGDMAVMNGGEPVACHA; encoded by the coding sequence TTGTCCGTCACCGATCTCCAGGCCCCTTACGTCGTCCCGCTCGCGCCGGACGTGCACGCCTTCGTCCAGCCCGACGGCGGCTGGTGCCTCAACAACGCCGGGTTCCTCGGCGACGCGCGGGAGTCGCTGCTGGTCGACACCGCGGCGACCGAGCGCCGGGCCCGGCTGCTGCGGGAGGCGGTCCTCGGGCAGGGGCTGCCGCTGCCGGGGACGATCGTCTCCACCCACCACCACGGCGACCACACGTACGGCAACGGGGTGTTCCTGCCGGAGGCGCGGATCGTGGGGCACGAGAACTGCCGGAGCGAGCAGCTCGCGGCGGGGCACCAGCTCCATCTGCTGTGGCCGCGGACCGACTTCGGGACGGTCGACATCCAGCCGCCGACCGTCACGTACCGCGAACGGCTGACCCTGTACGTCGGGGAGTTGGAGGTACGGGTCATCCACCCGGGTCCGGCGCACACGACGGGCGACTCGATCGTGCACGTCCCCGAGCGGGGGGTGGTGTTCACCGGCGACCTGGTGTTCCACGGCGGGACGCCGTTCCTGCCGATGGGTTCGCTCGCCGGGTCCCTGCGTGCGCTCGCCCTGCTGCGCTCCCTCGACGCGCCGACGGTCGTGCCGGGCCACGGGCGGGTGACCGACCCTTCCGCGTACGACGCGACGGAGCGGTACCTGCTGTGGGTGCGGGAGCTGGCGGCGGAGGGGTACGCGCGGGGGGCGACGCCGCTGGAGACGGCGTCGCGGGCGGAGCTCGGCGAGTTCGCGGCGTGGCGGGAGAGCGAGCGGCTGGTGGCGAATCTGCACCGGGCGTACGCGGAGCTGGACGGGCTTCCGGAGGGCTCGGCGCTGGACCCGGTGGCGGTCTTCGGCGACATGGCGGTGATGAACGGGGGCGAGCCGGTGGCCTGCCACGCGTAG
- a CDS encoding TetR/AcrR family transcriptional regulator codes for MARTTDGDGTPVPQRLLAAATRLFAEQGYDRTSVQEIVEAAGVTKGALYHYFGSKEDLLQEVYSRVLRLQQERLDAYADSGAPIEERLRAAAADVVVTTIENLDDAAIFFRSMHHLSPEKNKQVRSERRHYHERFRALIEEGQRSGVFSTATPADLVVDYHFGSVHHLSTWYRPDGPLTPEQVAGHLADLLLRALRP; via the coding sequence ATGGCCAGGACGACGGACGGGGACGGCACACCCGTCCCCCAGAGGCTCCTCGCCGCCGCCACCCGGCTCTTCGCCGAGCAGGGCTACGACCGCACCTCCGTCCAGGAGATCGTCGAGGCCGCCGGGGTCACCAAGGGCGCGCTCTACCACTACTTCGGCTCCAAGGAGGACCTCCTCCAGGAGGTCTACTCCCGGGTGCTGCGCCTCCAGCAGGAGCGCCTCGACGCGTACGCGGACTCCGGCGCGCCCATCGAGGAGCGGCTGCGGGCCGCCGCAGCCGACGTCGTCGTCACCACCATCGAGAACCTCGACGACGCCGCCATCTTCTTCCGCTCGATGCACCACCTCAGCCCGGAGAAGAACAAGCAGGTCCGCTCCGAGCGGCGGCACTACCACGAGCGCTTCCGGGCCCTGATCGAGGAGGGCCAGCGGTCCGGGGTCTTCTCCACGGCGACCCCCGCCGACCTGGTCGTGGACTACCACTTCGGGTCGGTGCACCACCTCTCCACGTGGTACCGCCCGGACGGGCCGCTCACCCCGGAGCAGGTCGCCGGCCACCTCGCCGACCTCCTGCTCCGAGCGCTCCGCCCCTGA
- a CDS encoding YidH family protein, which translates to MSDFVQSLRLWFAPQRIRAEGETPDYRFSLANERTFLAWIRTALALVGGGFAVDQFLPDLRWGVRVGLALALLAAGALCALRAVNHWVRCERAMRRGEDLPGSRFPAVLSLVVAVVAVAMVVVVLFGWAGR; encoded by the coding sequence GTGAGCGATTTCGTACAGAGTCTGCGGCTGTGGTTCGCGCCGCAGCGGATCCGGGCCGAGGGCGAGACCCCCGACTACCGCTTCTCCCTCGCCAACGAGCGGACCTTCCTCGCCTGGATCCGGACCGCGCTCGCCCTGGTCGGCGGTGGTTTCGCCGTGGACCAGTTCCTGCCGGACCTGCGCTGGGGCGTCCGGGTCGGGCTCGCGCTCGCGCTGCTCGCGGCGGGGGCGCTGTGCGCGCTGCGGGCGGTGAACCACTGGGTGCGCTGCGAGCGGGCGATGCGCCGCGGCGAGGACCTGCCGGGGTCCCGGTTCCCCGCGGTGCTGAGCCTGGTCGTGGCGGTGGTGGCGGTCGCCATGGTGGTGGTCGTGCTCTTCGGCTGGGCGGGCCGGTGA
- a CDS encoding NUDIX hydrolase, producing MSAAEEILDVVDEQDRVVGQAPRGEVYARGLIHRCVFVRVRDAEGRFFVHRRTPTKLVFPSMYDMFVGGVVGAGESYDEAALREAEEELGVRGLPRPEHLFTFLYDSAGVAGKWWSAVYEVRCDLPVNPQAEEVAWHAFLTEEELAGRLGDWAWVPDGLAAHERLREHLGR from the coding sequence ATGAGCGCCGCTGAAGAGATTCTCGATGTCGTCGACGAGCAGGACCGGGTGGTCGGGCAGGCCCCGCGCGGTGAGGTGTACGCGCGGGGCCTGATCCATCGCTGCGTCTTCGTCCGGGTCAGGGACGCGGAGGGCCGGTTCTTCGTCCACCGCAGGACCCCGACCAAGCTGGTCTTCCCCTCGATGTACGACATGTTCGTCGGCGGGGTCGTCGGCGCGGGCGAGTCCTACGACGAGGCCGCGCTGCGCGAGGCCGAGGAGGAGCTCGGTGTACGCGGCCTGCCCCGGCCCGAGCACCTGTTCACCTTCTTGTACGACTCCGCGGGCGTGGCCGGCAAGTGGTGGTCGGCGGTCTACGAGGTGCGCTGCGACCTGCCGGTGAACCCGCAGGCGGAGGAGGTCGCCTGGCACGCCTTCCTGACGGAGGAGGAGCTGGCCGGGCGGCTCGGCGACTGGGCGTGGGTGCCGGACGGGCTCGCCGCGCACGAACGGCTGCGGGAGCACCTGGGGCGGTGA
- a CDS encoding FAD-binding dehydrogenase produces the protein MSYDADVIVIGAGLAGLVATAELVDAGRTVILLDQEPEQSMGGQAHWSFGGLFLVDSPEQRRMRVKDSHALALQDWYGTAGFDRTEDHWPRKWAEAYVDFAAGEKRSWLHARGVRFFPVVGWAERGGYGAIGHGNSVPRFHITWGTGPGLVAPFERKVREGVARGLVQLRFRHRVTALGRTAGAVDTVTGEILEPSTAERGTASSRTATGAFELRAQAVIVTSGGIGGNHDLVRAQWPERLGTPPARMLSGVPAHVDGLMLGVAEKAGARHINRDRMWHYTEGIENWNPIWARHGIRILPGPSSLWLDATGKRLPVPLFPGFDTLGTLEHIMRTGHDHTWFVLDKRIIGKEFALSGSEQNPDLTGKSVRDVLGRARADVPGPVQAFMDKGVDFVVENDLSALVRGMNRITGEDLIDETALRREITARDREIANPFTKDLQVTAIRGARKYLGDKLIRTASPHRILDPKAGPLIAVRLNILTRKSLGGLETDLDSRVLTDGGEPLEGLYAAGEAAGFGGGGVHGYRSLEGTFLGGCVFSGRAAGRAAAKAVG, from the coding sequence ATGTCCTACGACGCTGATGTGATCGTGATCGGGGCCGGCCTCGCCGGCCTCGTCGCCACCGCCGAGCTGGTCGACGCCGGCCGCACCGTGATCCTCCTCGACCAGGAACCCGAACAGTCCATGGGCGGCCAGGCCCATTGGTCCTTCGGCGGACTCTTCCTCGTCGACTCGCCCGAGCAGCGCCGGATGCGTGTCAAGGACAGTCATGCCCTCGCGCTCCAGGACTGGTACGGCACCGCGGGCTTCGACCGGACCGAGGACCACTGGCCGAGGAAGTGGGCCGAGGCGTACGTCGACTTCGCCGCCGGAGAGAAGCGTTCCTGGCTCCACGCGCGCGGGGTCCGCTTCTTCCCCGTCGTCGGCTGGGCCGAGCGCGGCGGCTACGGCGCCATCGGGCACGGCAACTCCGTCCCCCGCTTCCACATCACCTGGGGCACCGGCCCCGGCCTCGTCGCCCCCTTCGAGCGGAAGGTCCGCGAGGGCGTCGCCCGCGGTCTCGTCCAGCTCCGCTTCCGCCACCGGGTCACCGCCCTCGGACGCACCGCCGGAGCCGTCGACACCGTCACCGGCGAGATCCTCGAACCGTCCACCGCCGAGCGGGGCACCGCGAGCAGCCGCACGGCCACCGGCGCCTTCGAACTGCGCGCCCAGGCCGTGATCGTCACCTCCGGCGGCATCGGAGGCAACCACGACCTCGTCCGCGCCCAGTGGCCCGAGCGGCTCGGCACCCCGCCCGCCCGGATGCTCTCGGGCGTGCCCGCCCACGTCGACGGCCTGATGCTCGGCGTCGCAGAGAAGGCCGGCGCCCGCCACATCAACCGGGACCGGATGTGGCACTACACCGAGGGCATCGAGAACTGGAACCCGATCTGGGCCAGGCACGGCATCCGCATCCTCCCCGGCCCCTCCAGCCTCTGGCTGGACGCGACCGGAAAGCGGCTGCCCGTCCCGCTCTTCCCCGGCTTCGACACCCTCGGCACCCTCGAACACATCATGCGGACCGGCCACGACCACACCTGGTTCGTCCTCGACAAGCGGATCATCGGCAAGGAGTTCGCCCTCTCCGGCTCCGAGCAGAACCCCGACCTCACCGGCAAGTCCGTCCGCGACGTGCTCGGCCGCGCCCGCGCCGACGTCCCCGGCCCCGTCCAGGCGTTCATGGACAAGGGCGTCGACTTCGTCGTCGAGAACGACCTGTCCGCCCTCGTCCGGGGCATGAACCGGATCACCGGCGAGGACCTGATCGACGAGACCGCGCTGCGCCGCGAGATCACCGCGCGCGACCGCGAGATCGCCAACCCCTTCACCAAGGACCTCCAGGTCACGGCGATCCGCGGCGCCCGCAAGTACCTCGGAGACAAGCTCATCCGCACCGCCTCGCCGCACCGCATCCTCGACCCCAAGGCCGGCCCGCTGATCGCCGTCCGCCTCAACATCCTCACCCGCAAGTCCCTCGGCGGCCTGGAGACCGACCTCGACTCCCGGGTCCTCACGGACGGCGGCGAACCCCTGGAGGGCCTCTACGCGGCGGGCGAGGCGGCCGGCTTCGGCGGCGGCGGCGTCCACGGCTACCGGTCCCTCGAAGGCACCTTCCTCGGCGGCTGCGTCTTCTCGGGCCGGGCGGCCGGCCGGGCGGCCGCGAAGGCGGTCGGCTGA
- a CDS encoding DUF202 domain-containing protein has product MTEPADARDPGLQPERTRLAWRRTTLSCTVVAVLAVKLGVSDEITAVGVTGLALSALVWIGFLAVAHRRIRSLSPARPQPLSHRGALLAACCTIALAVFGAAMIW; this is encoded by the coding sequence GTGACGGAGCCCGCGGACGCGCGTGATCCCGGGCTCCAGCCGGAGCGGACCCGGCTCGCCTGGCGGCGGACGACGCTGTCGTGCACGGTGGTGGCCGTGCTCGCCGTCAAGCTGGGCGTGAGCGACGAGATCACCGCCGTGGGCGTCACCGGACTCGCCCTCTCGGCCCTCGTGTGGATCGGGTTCCTGGCCGTCGCCCACCGCCGGATCCGGTCCCTGAGCCCGGCCAGGCCACAGCCCCTCTCCCACCGGGGCGCGCTGCTCGCCGCCTGCTGCACGATCGCGCTGGCCGTCTTCGGCGCGGCGATGATCTGGTGA